A single Candidatus Fermentibacter sp. DNA region contains:
- a CDS encoding TlpA disulfide reductase family protein, which produces MRTVAALAPVVLVPLLIACEPAPAPASPDPVAMMRAADSAAAQVMAVEYDFMLSGSGDLEEMIPPFTGRVRAGRTADGDFPLLLVEFEADTLDTGDILPSLTIASDGDSAWVLDRSALLLSRGSLEAGATDLLEFAFYGLMIEYVVDEPFSSEIEADSIAWERVDSVGGVPCDVIFVVYQDGIESARWFIGRDDHLPRRVERFASEEDMTGAQILEIANLAVLDPAPGPEAYRLADNPDGIRTEDYSSVLGNGSQAPDWTLETPDGERITLSGLAGNVVVLDFWATWCGPCASAMPGIQALYEEFEGRPVRIIGVNVWEDGDPAAFMAENGYTYPIVIGGDEVAEAYLVTGIPTFYVIGMDGSVVYSSRGYDPAGEETLRSQIEAALAAQ; this is translated from the coding sequence ATGAGAACCGTCGCTGCACTGGCGCCAGTTGTGCTCGTTCCCCTGCTGATCGCATGCGAACCGGCACCCGCACCGGCATCGCCCGATCCCGTTGCCATGATGAGGGCCGCCGATTCGGCTGCTGCGCAGGTGATGGCGGTGGAGTACGACTTCATGCTCTCCGGATCGGGAGATCTCGAGGAGATGATCCCGCCCTTCACGGGCAGGGTCAGGGCCGGCAGGACCGCAGACGGAGACTTCCCGCTCCTCCTGGTCGAATTCGAAGCCGACACCCTCGATACAGGCGACATCCTGCCCTCCCTGACGATAGCTTCCGATGGCGACAGCGCCTGGGTGCTAGACAGATCGGCCCTGCTGCTGTCCCGAGGCTCCCTGGAGGCCGGCGCCACCGATCTCCTGGAATTCGCCTTCTACGGCCTGATGATCGAGTACGTGGTGGATGAGCCCTTCAGCTCCGAGATCGAGGCCGACAGCATCGCATGGGAGCGGGTCGACTCGGTCGGCGGCGTTCCCTGCGACGTGATCTTCGTCGTCTACCAGGACGGCATCGAGAGCGCGCGCTGGTTCATAGGAAGGGATGACCATCTCCCGAGGAGGGTCGAGCGCTTCGCCTCCGAAGAGGACATGACAGGCGCCCAGATCCTCGAGATCGCGAATCTCGCGGTCCTCGACCCCGCTCCCGGCCCCGAGGCCTACAGGCTCGCCGACAACCCAGACGGGATACGGACCGAGGACTACAGCAGCGTACTCGGCAACGGATCCCAGGCTCCGGACTGGACCCTCGAAACCCCCGACGGTGAGCGGATAACCCTCTCCGGGCTGGCCGGGAACGTCGTTGTACTCGACTTCTGGGCGACGTGGTGCGGGCCCTGCGCCAGCGCGATGCCCGGCATCCAGGCCCTCTACGAGGAATTCGAGGGCAGACCTGTGAGGATAATCGGCGTGAACGTGTGGGAGGACGGCGATCCGGCGGCGTTCATGGCCGAGAACGGATACACCTATCCTATAGTGATCGGCGGCGACGAGGTGGCCGAGGCCTATCTCGTAACCGGGATCCCCACGTTCTACGTGATAGGGATGGACGGCAGCGTGGTCTATTCGTCGCGGGGATACGATCCCGCGGGCGAGGAGACCCTGAGGAGCCAGATAGAGGCGGCCCTGGCCGCGCAGTAG